DNA from Borreliella garinii:
TAATGTTCATGAAATTAAAATTATCAACACTTAAAGCCTTCTTCAAAAATTTTACAGCAAGTTCACTATAAAACTCTCCTTTATGAGAATATGCCTTTCCTAATATATAATACAAAGGGCCTATAGAGACTCCATTATTTATAGAAATCAAAAATCTTAATCTTTCTATGGATTTATCTAAAAATTCTCCTTTTAAATATCCTTCATTTACTATTAAAGAATAATAAAAGTATGAAAATCCTAAAAGCAAATTTAAATTAAAATCAAATCTATGATTTTTAATATCATTTTCAGCATAATCTATTATTTCTTTATATTCTTTTTTATCCCACAGTAAAAGCAAATCAACCTCTGTTGGCCCGGCTTTTAAATAAGTATTAGAAAAAGATTTAAAATATGACAAAATATAATAAATTAAAAAAATAAAAATGAAAATCATAAATGAATAAAAAATATATCTTAAATATCTTATTTCCATTTAAAACTCTCTTTTAGACTTATGAAATTAAGCTGACACCCATAAGCCGAGTTCTGTACTATGCCATCATCTCTCTTGTTTTTTTATCGCTAAAAAAATCATGCGATCTACCCGTAAGCATGCCCTCAAGAACAAAGGAAGCTTACATACTTGATCTTGCTCCTAATGAGGTTTATCTTGCCTTTATTTATTACTAAATAAGCGGTGAGCTCTTACCTCACCTTTTCACCCTTACCTTTTATGGCGGTAATTTTCTGCGACACTTTCTTAGGTTTAAAACCCCTAGGCATTACCTAGCATTATGTTCTTATTGGAGCTCGGACTTTCCTCTTAAACTTTAATTATTATAAAACCAAGCGATGGCTGACTGTCAGCTTAAATAAAAAATATCAAATTAATAAATTTTATTCAACAAGATCTGCCAAACTACCAGGAATTATTTCATCACTTATTCGAATTTTATCCTGATAATAGAGTATTCTACTACAATAAGGACAAAATTTAATATCGTTGGGCTCACGTCTTACTTTATTTGCAAATTCAACAGGAAGTATCATATGACAACCTTTACAAACATTATTAATCAAAGGCACAACTCCATTTGACTTATTTCTTATTATTCTTTGAAATTTAAATAAAAAATCTTCATTCATCTTAGAAGCACAATTTAGCTCTTCACTCTCTATTTCTAAAAGCTTATTTTTAATTTCTAAAAGCTCTAACTCTAAACTATTACTTTCAGCTCTAAAACATTCTTCTTCTTTACTGTGCCTCTCGTTGAGATCTAATATTTCCTTTTCCACTTTAGTTTTAAGCCCATTAACATGTGTCATCTTTTTCCTAATTGTAACTTCATCGTCAATAATAACTTGCAGTTCTTTTTCAAGAGCTTCATATTCTCTTTGCGTTTTAATGCTATCAATTTTTTCTTCTGCCTTGCTCTTTCTTGAATTAATATCTTGAATATCTAACTTTAAAGCAGAGTCTTCTTTTTGATATTCCTTAAACTTTTCTTGCAAATCAATAAGAGCTTTCGATAATTCTTCAATCTGAATTTTTTTCATCTCTAAATACCTAGGAATACTTTTTCGCCTTTCCTCAAGCTCAAACTTAGATTTATATATAATTTCAAGTTTCTTTAATGTATCAATATTATTCTCCATTAATCCTCCATGTTCAATTTAAATCTTCAAGATAATCTTTTAATTTTTGAGTTTTTTTGGGATTTTTAAGTCGCCTTAATGCCTTAGATTCAATTTGCCTAATTCTTTCTCTTGTAACATTAAAATGAAGTCCAACCTCTTCAAGAGTTAAAGAATAACCATCTTCAAGTCCAAATCTCATTTTTACAACTTCTTGTTCTCTTTCGGGAAGAGTCCCAAGAATTGATCTTATTTGATCTTGCAAAACCACAAAGGATGTATGATTTGCAGGATTTTTTATTGCCTTATCCTCAATAAAATCGCTAAGAACAGAATCTTCTTCTTCTCCAATTGGCGTTTCAAGAGAAACAGGCTCCCTTGAAACACTTTTTACGGTTTTAACCTTTTTAAGCTCCCATCCAAGTCTGTCTGAGAGCTCTTCATCTGTAGGATCTTTTCCCAAAACTTGAACTAAATATCTAGTTTCTCTATTAAGCCTATTTATTTGTTCAATCATATGTACAGGAACTCTAATTGTACGAGCTTGATCAGAAATAGATCTTGTTATCGCCTGTCTAATCCACCAGGTAGCATAAGTTGAAAACTTAAAACCTCTCTTATATTCAAACTTTTCAACAGCTTTAATTAATCCAATATTGCCTTCTTGAACAAGATCAAAAAAATGAAGACCTCTATTTGCATATTTTTTAGCAATGCTTACAACAAGCCTTAAATTAGCCTTAATTAACTGATCTTTAGCATGCTGCATCATTTGTTTTCCTTTAGCAATTTCTTCTGACATGCTTATTATTTTATCCATTGGATATTCATAATACATTTCAATTCTCTCAAGTTCTTTCTGAGCAAGTTGAGCCTCTGTAATCTGCTCTTTGATAGCATCTTCTTTAAGTTTAAGAGATTTTTCTATCTCTATTCTTTTTTCAGCAATAGTTAAATCTCTTCCAAGTACCCTTAAGTCTCTTATTTTTTCAATTTTCAACCTGCTTAAAATTATTCTTTGCTGTCTTTGCAAATCCTTTATTTTGTTAGCAGAGTCAATATAATCATCTGAAAAAATCCTTAGTTCATCTTGATATAAAGGAACATTTCTTAAAAGCTCTTTTAGGGCCAATCTTTCACTTTTTAAATTCTTTTCAAAAATATCCCCCCCAAGCTCATATACCCTATGCTTACTATCTACATAACTTATTAAACGATCTTGAATTGGTTTTAAAGGAACTTTGTAAAAAGAGGCAATTCTTTTTTTTTTATTATAATAATCGGGATTACTCTCTTTATCCTTATCTTTTTCTCTTTTAAAAAACTCTTCCCTTTCCATTCTTGAATAAATAGTATTAATAAGATTATAATAATTTTCTATAACAAGTCCCTCATTCTTAAGAATATTCTCAATTATACTCTCCCCAGAATCCATTTGCTTTGCAAGTTCAACTTCTTGATTTCCTGTTAATAAAAACTCTTTTCCTATTTCCTTTAAATAAAGCTTTATTGGATCTTCTGAGTGACTATCTTTTAAGGCATTACTTTTAATATACCCTGAACCTAAATCATCCTTTATAGAAATATCTTCTTCATCACAATCATCCAGCTTCCCATTAATATCAATATCTTCCTCACTTTGAAAACCATCATCTAAAATCATAAAATTTCTATCAGATTCAATCTCTGACTCTTCCTCTTCATCATTTCCATCTTCGGTGCCGACCAGATCCAATTCTGAAATTTTATTAACCAATATTATTCCCCTATCCTCAAGTATCGAACAAATAAAATCAAGTATCTCTGGCTCTAATATATCATCGGGAAGTAAATTTGATAATTCACTAAAACTAAGAGATTTCCTATCTCCCAAATGAGCAACAATACCCTCTATAAGCTTCGAATATTTCTTTTCCAAATCGGACAAAACTTAACTCCCTGGAACATCGTCTGTGTAGATTTTTAAATTTTTTCTCTGCATATTTAAAAACATTAATTCATTTATTTGAATCTTAGCATTTACCAAAGAGTCCCCATCAATTTTTTTTTTGCAAAGCAAAACACGAGAATCTAATTTTCTTCTCTTGATTGCAATTAAAATATGAATGAGCGCCTCATCATCTACTTCAAATCCAGAATTTAAAATTTCTTCAAAAAAAAATTCACTAACTTTATAGCTATCTTTTAAATTTCTTTTTAAATCCATTAATGAAAAATCTTTATTATTTTCAAATAAATCCTCAAAACACATAAAAATTTTTCTGGCATCGATATCAATTAAATCACTATCAATAATATTGCGCCTTATTATACCAAAATAACTAAAATTTTTCAACAAAGCTACTATTAGATACCTCTCATAAGAATCATCATTATGAGCATACAAATTTCTTTTATTATTGTCAACTACAAATCTTTCTTTTATTCTATAATAATCTTTCAATAAAGTTGTAACACCAACACCAAGCTTATTGCTTAGCTTGTCTAAAAAAATTTTTTTTTGAGTATCTATTTTAGATAAATTTATCAAATTTAAAAATAAATTAATCATAGCATTTAAATCTACAGTTTTATTTAAATCATATTTATTAGAATAAGCATCTAAGAGATACTCAAAAGCATCGCATTTATTATCTAAAATTTTTTGTAAAGATCCCTCACCTTTATCTTTAAGAAGATCCGCAGGATCAAGGCCAAAATCCATTTTAACAACACTAACATTAATATTAAATGGCAAACAAATTTGATAAGCCTTTAAAGTTGCAGAAAGCCCAGCATCATCCCCGTCAAAAGAAAATATTATTTCATCGGCATATCTTTGAATCAAAGCCAGATGTTCTTTTGAAAAAGAAGTGCCAAGAGTAGATACAGCTCTCTTAATCCCAGATGTAAAAAAGGCAAGAACATCTATATATCCTTCTACTAATATAACTGACTTTGTAGATTTAATCTCATTAAGACCCTCATAAAATCCATAAAGAAGCTCCTTTTTTTTAAAAACTTCAGTTTCGCTTAAATTAATATACTTAGAGCCTTTCCCATCTAAATCTCGACCCCCAAAGCCAACAACGTTTCCTTTAAAATCTTTAATTGGAAAAATTAATCTTTGAGATAAAATAGAAGCTTTGGGATTTGTTTTTGAGAATAAACCACTTTTCCTTAGTATTTCAGAAGAGTATCCTTTTGAAACTAAAAAATCATGAAGCTCTAAGCCATCTTTAATATTAAACGGCAAATAACCAAGTTCAAATAAATCAACTACTTCCTTAGATATTGCTCTACTCTTTAAAACGTAATCTAATGCTTTTTGATTTTTATTCAAAAAAAATTTAATAGTATTGACTAATCTAGAGTTTAAAGAGTAAATTTTTGAAACCATGTCTTTATTTTCACTTTTTTTTTCATTTTTTCGATTTATTTTTAAATCATTATAATAAATACCAAATTTTTCACATAAAATCTTAAGAGCATCATTGTAATTGATTTTTTCCATATCCATTAAAAATGCAATAACATCCCCACTCTTTTTACATCCAAAACAATAAAAATATCCTTGCAAAGAATTTACAAAAAAAGAAGGGGTTTTCTCAGCATGAAAAGGACATAGCCCCTTATAAGTAGATCCCGATTTAACAAGCTTAATATATTGCTCCACAATAGCTACAATATCAAATTTAGCTTTAATTGAAGCTGTAGTTTGTAAATGCTCCATGCTTCTTAATCCTTAGTAATAAAATTCTTAATATAATCTTTTGCTCCTAAAAGATGTGAAGAATAATCTGATGAAAATTGATGTGTGCCCAACTTAGAGTCTTGTACCACAAAAAATAAATATTGCGTATCTTTAGGGAAAAAAGCTGCTTGCAGCGAAATAATACCAGCATTTGAAATTGGAGTAGGAGGATACCCTTTATTAATATATGTATTATAGGGAGAATCTATCTCTAAATCTGAAAAATAAATTCTTTTGGGATGACTTCGTCCTAGCTCCTCTGTAATAATATATTCAATAGTAGCGCAAGATTGTAATGCCATACCGGATTTTATTCTGTTATAAAAAACCGAAGACATAGTTGAAGCTTCACTTTTAACTCTATACTCACGCTCAACAATAGATGCTATTATTACTCTATTGTAAAGATCTTTACTTGAATAATCACTAAAAACAACACCTATAGATTTAAGCTTATTAAAAAAATTGTCAACAAACATGCGAACAATATTCTTTATTTCCATACCTTTATAAAATTTATAGGTATCTGGGAATAAAAATCCTTCAAGAGAATCATAGTCAAATCCAAGCTCGTAAATAAATGATTTTTCGTTGATCAAAAAAAGAAAATCTTTAACATCATCAATAACAGCAAATTCTTTAAGCTTAGAAGCAATTCTTCTGCTAGTATATCCTTCGGGTATTGTAACATCAATATTTATATTAGAAGATCCCCTTAAAAACTCTTTATATATCTCAAATGTAGAAAGATCGCTATTGATTAAATATCTTCCCTCTTTAAATTGTTTGTCACTACCAAAAATATACGAAATAAAAACAAGAAGCAATTCGGATTTAATTAATTTTTGTTTTTTTAATTCTTTAGCTATTTTTTTAACTCCCCAACCTTTCTCAATATCAAATTCATAGACTAAATCATTTGCTAAAGAAGATAGATTTAAAAAATATATAAAAATTGAAAAAACAGATCCTAAAAAGAAAAAAAGAATAAATACTTTCCCAATTTTAATAAGCACAAGAATCTCCTAGCTAAACAAAAGTATTTGCTAATTACTCTTTAGTTATCAATTAAAAGCTTCAACTGACAACTAACATCATATTTTATAACCAATAAGAACTTTTCTAAATAGATAAAAATATAAGCACCATAATAAAACGATACAACACATTTAAAAGATTACAATCAAAAAATTATAAAAAAGGCAATAATTTATAATTTCACTAAATTGGGGAGGGTGGGATTCGAACCCACGTAGGCAAAGCCAACAGATTTACAGTCTGCCCCGGTTAACCACTTCGGTACCGCCCCTAAAAGCCGACTGTCGGAGTCGAACCGACGACCTGCGGTTTACAAGACCGCTGCTCTGGCCAGCTGAGCTAAGTCGGCAAATAAGAAACTAATAGTTAGTTTATAAAAATAAAATTTATTAGTCAATAGAATAATGACAAACAATTAATCAATCTTCTTATTAATCTATTTATTGCCAGAAAGAAAAATTTTAAAAACAAGGGCACAAAAAAAAATCATAAAACTAAAAATTAAAATTAAATAATAATTAATTTTTTTATTTCTCAATAAATAAAAAAATATTAGCCTAGTAGATTCAAGCCCAAAAGCAAAAGCACTTAAAACAATAGTAAGATCAAGATAAAATTTCTGAAAATTGTAAACAAAAATATTGTAAGAACCAGCCAAAAAAACAAATAAACTCAATAAAGAATTTAAAAACAATACAATAACCAAGATTCTAATAAAATTTGAAAAACGTCTTAGATTTTTTACTTTAAAAGCTTTCATCAAATTTATAAATTTTTTATTATAAAAAGTGCTTGATTAATAATTTCCAAAAGATTACTAATAACATCAGCTAATGTAATTTTTTTATTTTCATTTGCCATTGACTTGTAAGAAACTGTTAAGGATTTTCGAATAAAAACATTTTGATTCTCTAAAAGAGCCAAACATCTCTTTTTAAGCTCAATAAAATAATCTACAAATCTATTTGAAGCTTTATCAATAGAAATCGATTCATTCAAACACCACTTCAAAATCCTTTCCTTATAAGGATCATCAATTTTACTCTCTCTTTTGTGCCTTTCAAACTCTTCATTTTTATAATCAATCTCAAAGTAAATATTATAAATTTCTTTTTTCAAAGCAGTAATATTATTTTCAATGTCAACATATATATTTCTAAGGTCATGATTATTAATTAATACGACATTATTTACAGTTCTTAGAACTTCCATCATTCTAACATCATATATGTTTTTAAAAAAATCATTAAGAAAATATAACTTTTTAAAACTATAGTGACCAAGATTTAATTCTTTAAAAATCTCACCCTTTAAATTTAAAACTACACTAGGATCTCTAACAAGATTTTTCATCTCTTTAATCACAAGAGCTTTTAAACAGCTATCACGTCTTTCAATAGCCTGGCCCATAACATTTAAAAATAAAATGTTCTCATAAAAATTTTTCACATCAAAAAAGGGTACATATTTTTTAGGAGATGCAACCGGGTTTTTGCAATAAACCTTAAAAACATCTAAATAAGGTAAG
Protein-coding regions in this window:
- a CDS encoding zinc ribbon domain-containing protein translates to MENNIDTLKKLEIIYKSKFELEERRKSIPRYLEMKKIQIEELSKALIDLQEKFKEYQKEDSALKLDIQDINSRKSKAEEKIDSIKTQREYEALEKELQVIIDDEVTIRKKMTHVNGLKTKVEKEILDLNERHSKEEECFRAESNSLELELLEIKNKLLEIESEELNCASKMNEDFLFKFQRIIRNKSNGVVPLINNVCKGCHMILPVEFANKVRREPNDIKFCPYCSRILYYQDKIRISDEIIPGSLADLVE
- the rpoD gene encoding RNA polymerase sigma factor RpoD — its product is MSDLEKKYSKLIEGIVAHLGDRKSLSFSELSNLLPDDILEPEILDFICSILEDRGIILVNKISELDLVGTEDGNDEEEESEIESDRNFMILDDGFQSEEDIDINGKLDDCDEEDISIKDDLGSGYIKSNALKDSHSEDPIKLYLKEIGKEFLLTGNQEVELAKQMDSGESIIENILKNEGLVIENYYNLINTIYSRMEREEFFKREKDKDKESNPDYYNKKKRIASFYKVPLKPIQDRLISYVDSKHRVYELGGDIFEKNLKSERLALKELLRNVPLYQDELRIFSDDYIDSANKIKDLQRQQRIILSRLKIEKIRDLRVLGRDLTIAEKRIEIEKSLKLKEDAIKEQITEAQLAQKELERIEMYYEYPMDKIISMSEEIAKGKQMMQHAKDQLIKANLRLVVSIAKKYANRGLHFFDLVQEGNIGLIKAVEKFEYKRGFKFSTYATWWIRQAITRSISDQARTIRVPVHMIEQINRLNRETRYLVQVLGKDPTDEELSDRLGWELKKVKTVKSVSREPVSLETPIGEEEDSVLSDFIEDKAIKNPANHTSFVVLQDQIRSILGTLPEREQEVVKMRFGLEDGYSLTLEEVGLHFNVTRERIRQIESKALRRLKNPKKTQKLKDYLEDLN
- the dnaG gene encoding DNA primase, whose translation is MEHLQTTASIKAKFDIVAIVEQYIKLVKSGSTYKGLCPFHAEKTPSFFVNSLQGYFYCFGCKKSGDVIAFLMDMEKINYNDALKILCEKFGIYYNDLKINRKNEKKSENKDMVSKIYSLNSRLVNTIKFFLNKNQKALDYVLKSRAISKEVVDLFELGYLPFNIKDGLELHDFLVSKGYSSEILRKSGLFSKTNPKASILSQRLIFPIKDFKGNVVGFGGRDLDGKGSKYINLSETEVFKKKELLYGFYEGLNEIKSTKSVILVEGYIDVLAFFTSGIKRAVSTLGTSFSKEHLALIQRYADEIIFSFDGDDAGLSATLKAYQICLPFNINVSVVKMDFGLDPADLLKDKGEGSLQKILDNKCDAFEYLLDAYSNKYDLNKTVDLNAMINLFLNLINLSKIDTQKKIFLDKLSNKLGVGVTTLLKDYYRIKERFVVDNNKRNLYAHNDDSYERYLIVALLKNFSYFGIIRRNIIDSDLIDIDARKIFMCFEDLFENNKDFSLMDLKRNLKDSYKVSEFFFEEILNSGFEVDDEALIHILIAIKRRKLDSRVLLCKKKIDGDSLVNAKIQINELMFLNMQRKNLKIYTDDVPGS
- the mltG gene encoding endolytic transglycosylase MltG gives rise to the protein MLIKIGKVFILFFFLGSVFSIFIYFLNLSSLANDLVYEFDIEKGWGVKKIAKELKKQKLIKSELLLVFISYIFGSDKQFKEGRYLINSDLSTFEIYKEFLRGSSNINIDVTIPEGYTSRRIASKLKEFAVIDDVKDFLFLINEKSFIYELGFDYDSLEGFLFPDTYKFYKGMEIKNIVRMFVDNFFNKLKSIGVVFSDYSSKDLYNRVIIASIVEREYRVKSEASTMSSVFYNRIKSGMALQSCATIEYIITEELGRSHPKRIYFSDLEIDSPYNTYINKGYPPTPISNAGIISLQAAFFPKDTQYLFFVVQDSKLGTHQFSSDYSSHLLGAKDYIKNFITKD